In Calonectris borealis chromosome Z, bCalBor7.hap1.2, whole genome shotgun sequence, a single genomic region encodes these proteins:
- the LOC142075689 gene encoding thioredoxin isoform X2, with amino-acid sequence MVKSVGSLSEFEAELKSAGEKLIVVDFSATWCGPCKMIKPFFHSLCEKYGDVVFIEIDVDDAQDVATHCDVKCMPTFQFYKNGKKVQEFSGANKEKLEETIKSLV; translated from the exons ATGGTGAAGAGCGTGGGAAGCCTG TCCGAATTTGAGGCAGAACTGAAATCTGCTGGTGAGAAGCTTATAGTAGTTGATTTCTCTGCCACGTGGTGTGGACCATGCAAAATGATCAAGCCCTTTTTCCAT AGTTTGTGTGAGAAGTATGGTGATGTGGTGTTCATCGAAATTGATGTGGATGATGCCCAG GACGTTGCTACGCACTGCGATGTGAAGTGCATGCCAACGTTCCAGTTCTACAAGAATGGAAAGAAG GTGCAGGAGTTCTCTGGGGCCAATAAAGAGAAGCTGGAAGAGACCATTAAAAGTCTAGTCTAA
- the LOC142075689 gene encoding thioredoxin isoform X3: protein MVKSVGSLSEFEAELKSAGEKLIVVDFSATWCGPCKMIKPFFHDVATHCDVKCMPTFQFYKNGKKVGSALLELEQVQEFSGANKEKLEETIKSLV, encoded by the exons ATGGTGAAGAGCGTGGGAAGCCTG TCCGAATTTGAGGCAGAACTGAAATCTGCTGGTGAGAAGCTTATAGTAGTTGATTTCTCTGCCACGTGGTGTGGACCATGCAAAATGATCAAGCCCTTTTTCCAT GACGTTGCTACGCACTGCGATGTGAAGTGCATGCCAACGTTCCAGTTCTACAAGAATGGAAAGAAGGTAGGCTCTGCTCTTTTGGAACTGGAGCAG GTGCAGGAGTTCTCTGGGGCCAATAAAGAGAAGCTGGAAGAGACCATTAAAAGTCTAGTCTAA
- the LOC142075689 gene encoding thioredoxin isoform X4 produces the protein MVKSVGSLSEFEAELKSAGEKLIVVDFSATWCGPCKMIKPFFHDVATHCDVKCMPTFQFYKNGKKVQEFSGANKEKLEETIKSLV, from the exons ATGGTGAAGAGCGTGGGAAGCCTG TCCGAATTTGAGGCAGAACTGAAATCTGCTGGTGAGAAGCTTATAGTAGTTGATTTCTCTGCCACGTGGTGTGGACCATGCAAAATGATCAAGCCCTTTTTCCAT GACGTTGCTACGCACTGCGATGTGAAGTGCATGCCAACGTTCCAGTTCTACAAGAATGGAAAGAAG GTGCAGGAGTTCTCTGGGGCCAATAAAGAGAAGCTGGAAGAGACCATTAAAAGTCTAGTCTAA
- the LOC142075689 gene encoding thioredoxin isoform X1, whose amino-acid sequence MVKSVGSLSEFEAELKSAGEKLIVVDFSATWCGPCKMIKPFFHSLCEKYGDVVFIEIDVDDAQDVATHCDVKCMPTFQFYKNGKKVGSALLELEQVQEFSGANKEKLEETIKSLV is encoded by the exons ATGGTGAAGAGCGTGGGAAGCCTG TCCGAATTTGAGGCAGAACTGAAATCTGCTGGTGAGAAGCTTATAGTAGTTGATTTCTCTGCCACGTGGTGTGGACCATGCAAAATGATCAAGCCCTTTTTCCAT AGTTTGTGTGAGAAGTATGGTGATGTGGTGTTCATCGAAATTGATGTGGATGATGCCCAG GACGTTGCTACGCACTGCGATGTGAAGTGCATGCCAACGTTCCAGTTCTACAAGAATGGAAAGAAGGTAGGCTCTGCTCTTTTGGAACTGGAGCAG GTGCAGGAGTTCTCTGGGGCCAATAAAGAGAAGCTGGAAGAGACCATTAAAAGTCTAGTCTAA